In a genomic window of Deltaproteobacteria bacterium HGW-Deltaproteobacteria-2:
- a CDS encoding twitching motility protein PilT, with the protein MKRFESIINTAIKESMSDIHITGEHPVVTRKLGDIQFHGSLKWTHSEIDNLTRKLLTPLQLETLRQNKSVDVSLSVSNARLRVNVFTTMRGISIAIRLLPGHIPTIEELNLHTSLHEISKIKSGLVLICGGTGEGKTTTIAAIINDINKARRAHIVTLEDPVEFRFSSKKSFIEQREIGSHTTSFEQGLIDVLREDADIIVVGELREGETMKLALNAAESGHLVIATMHASTPEEAIYRMCNAVPVEAQNEVRNQLASTLAWITVQQLVYLEKVGQRVPVLDIIHGTSSIKNTIRDNKLHQINNIVETSKDEGMFTSERYLTYYLKNRSNFSPYGNVFRPLEELSQNNFYQSPLTETQHVKHAAKQSTKTASQPIIAVSEYSEETEESILNIKDNISLDRLVEKLHKDSK; encoded by the coding sequence ATGAAACGGTTTGAAAGTATTATAAATACTGCAATCAAAGAGTCTATGTCGGATATTCACATCACCGGCGAACATCCCGTAGTAACTCGAAAGCTTGGTGACATTCAATTTCACGGTTCACTGAAATGGACCCATTCGGAAATCGATAATCTGACCAGAAAGCTTCTGACACCACTGCAACTGGAGACTCTCCGGCAAAATAAATCAGTTGATGTTTCCCTTTCCGTCAGCAATGCCCGTCTCCGGGTTAACGTTTTCACCACGATGCGTGGAATAAGTATAGCCATTCGGCTTCTTCCCGGTCACATACCGACGATTGAGGAGCTCAATCTCCATACCTCACTCCATGAAATTTCCAAGATCAAATCCGGCTTGGTTCTCATTTGCGGAGGCACCGGAGAAGGTAAAACAACAACGATCGCAGCCATTATTAACGATATTAACAAAGCACGTAGGGCACATATTGTCACTCTGGAAGATCCTGTTGAATTTCGCTTTTCATCGAAAAAATCCTTTATTGAACAGCGTGAAATAGGTTCTCATACTACCTCCTTTGAACAGGGACTCATTGATGTGCTGCGAGAAGATGCCGACATTATCGTTGTGGGCGAACTGCGCGAAGGAGAAACAATGAAGCTAGCGCTTAATGCCGCGGAGTCAGGACATTTGGTCATTGCCACGATGCATGCATCCACTCCGGAAGAAGCCATCTATCGTATGTGCAATGCCGTCCCTGTAGAAGCTCAAAACGAGGTGCGTAACCAGCTGGCATCCACGCTGGCCTGGATCACTGTTCAGCAACTGGTATATCTGGAAAAAGTCGGACAACGCGTCCCCGTTTTGGATATTATTCACGGAACCTCATCCATCAAGAATACGATTCGCGATAACAAACTTCACCAGATTAACAACATCGTAGAAACATCGAAAGACGAAGGTATGTTCACGTCCGAACGTTATTTGACGTACTATTTGAAGAACCGTTCTAATTTCTCCCCATATGGAAATGTCTTTCGTCCATTAGAAGAATTGTCACAGAATAATTTTTATCAGTCGCCGTTGACGGAAACACAGCATGTAAAACATGCAGCAAAACAATCAACGAAGACGGCATCACAGCCAATCATTGCTGTGTCCGAATACAGCGAAGAAACTGAGGAAAGTATACTGAATATCAAGGATAATATATCGCTGGATAGACTTGTCGAAAAGCTGCATAAGGATAGCAAGTAA
- a CDS encoding NAD(P)-dependent oxidoreductase: MKKLCVIGIVGTGFIAQGLARAIRRSNDFKVGSVLTRRKKVNIPDFHDDEIVSSIEALIEKSEIIVECSGDPLHATDVIEHAIAAKRKIVTMSSAWHVIAGSYYRTRGYITEAEGDQPGSLAALAEDGKAMGFDPLVYVNVKGFLNLSPTCKTMAHFSKIYGISLPQVTSFTDGTKLQLEQALVANGFGADIYRQGMLGPTVSKINKGLDILSKAAANHGKPIVDYVLTQEAPGAVMIIAHHDSQESVALGYLKMGDGPFYRLVRPYHLCHLEIMKTLRRTVAGGNILMDNGSLPTISVATITKHRLMPGDRIKQGIGSFDARGECVRILENHGHLPIALMRDIIIKRKIAKGEIIMRDDVELPESRALQAWLATEEKVIHAGHTIGAVN; this comes from the coding sequence ATTAAAAAGCTTTGTGTAATAGGGATCGTTGGTACAGGTTTCATCGCGCAGGGGTTAGCCAGAGCGATCAGACGTTCCAACGATTTTAAAGTCGGGTCAGTACTAACAAGACGTAAAAAAGTAAATATCCCTGACTTTCATGATGATGAAATTGTCTCCTCAATAGAGGCCCTGATTGAGAAGTCAGAAATCATAGTCGAATGTTCCGGCGATCCTTTGCACGCAACAGATGTTATTGAACACGCAATTGCCGCCAAACGAAAAATTGTGACAATGAGTTCAGCATGGCACGTAATTGCAGGCAGTTATTACCGGACTCGCGGATATATTACCGAAGCTGAAGGTGATCAACCGGGATCACTGGCGGCCCTCGCTGAAGACGGCAAGGCGATGGGATTTGATCCGCTGGTTTACGTCAATGTTAAGGGATTTCTAAATCTTTCACCTACGTGCAAAACGATGGCGCATTTTTCAAAAATATATGGAATTTCACTCCCGCAGGTTACGTCATTTACGGATGGCACAAAACTTCAACTTGAACAGGCTCTTGTTGCCAATGGATTTGGTGCTGATATTTACAGACAAGGAATGCTTGGACCTACTGTCTCTAAAATAAACAAAGGATTGGATATACTGTCTAAAGCGGCAGCAAATCATGGCAAACCAATTGTCGACTATGTGTTGACGCAAGAGGCACCTGGTGCTGTGATGATCATTGCGCATCATGATTCGCAAGAATCAGTTGCTTTAGGATATTTGAAAATGGGTGATGGACCGTTTTATCGGCTGGTGCGACCTTATCATCTTTGTCATTTAGAAATTATGAAAACGCTTCGCCGGACAGTAGCAGGTGGCAACATCCTGATGGATAACGGTTCACTTCCGACAATTAGCGTTGCAACAATAACTAAGCACAGGCTAATGCCTGGTGATAGAATCAAACAAGGTATCGGAAGCTTTGATGCACGGGGCGAATGCGTGCGTATTTTAGAAAACCACGGACATCTTCCCATCGCTCTTATGCGCGACATAATAATCAAACGCAAGATCGCAAAAGGCGAAATAATAATGCGCGATGATGTCGAATTACCGGAATCGCGAGCGCTGCAAGCGTGGCTTGCCACCGAAGAGAAAGTTATACACGCTGGTCATACCATTGGAGCCGTAAATTGA
- a CDS encoding 4Fe-4S ferredoxin: MKKILRKIIEIDEDLCDGCGNCVTGCAEGALQIIDGKAKVVSETFCDGLGACIGECPTGALRIVEREAPAFDEKAVKKHLTKKEKATMPCGCPSTHIQIFDKPSACEAANKPAHFDAGKEEESSLTHWPIQIKLIPASAPFLKGADLLVLADCTAVAFPTLHRDLMKGKVVMMGCPKFDDVHEYVSKFADIFRTAGIKSVTTVVMEVPCCSGMPMIVKKGMEAANKKIPTKEIVLSLRGKILKRS, translated from the coding sequence ATGAAAAAAATATTACGCAAGATTATCGAGATTGATGAAGATTTGTGTGACGGCTGCGGAAATTGCGTGACCGGCTGCGCCGAGGGTGCCCTGCAAATCATTGACGGCAAAGCCAAGGTTGTTTCGGAAACATTCTGCGACGGCCTGGGCGCCTGCATCGGAGAGTGCCCCACCGGAGCTCTGCGCATTGTCGAGCGCGAAGCTCCTGCTTTTGACGAAAAAGCTGTTAAAAAGCACCTTACAAAAAAGGAGAAGGCAACCATGCCCTGTGGATGCCCGTCAACACATATCCAGATTTTTGATAAACCGTCCGCCTGCGAGGCGGCAAATAAGCCTGCTCATTTTGATGCCGGTAAAGAGGAAGAATCGTCTCTCACCCACTGGCCGATTCAGATCAAACTTATCCCGGCCAGTGCCCCCTTCTTGAAAGGAGCCGACCTGCTGGTCCTGGCGGACTGCACGGCCGTCGCTTTTCCCACCCTGCACCGTGATTTGATGAAGGGAAAAGTGGTGATGATGGGCTGTCCGAAATTCGATGATGTTCACGAGTATGTTAGCAAGTTTGCCGACATTTTCAGAACCGCGGGAATTAAGAGCGTCACCACTGTTGTGATGGAGGTGCCTTGTTGTTCCGGAATGCCCATGATTGTCAAAAAAGGGATGGAAGCTGCGAACAAGAAAATCCCAACGAAAGAAATCGTCCTGAGTTTAAGAGGAAAGATATTGAAGCGTTCGTAA
- a CDS encoding hydroxylamine reductase translates to MFCYQCQETVKNEGCGIKGVCGKTEETANLQDLLVYVLKGIAIYAEKARQAGILDSKYGRFTAEALFATITNVNFDNDRIIALIHEALKLRDELKKKYGADMPGVLHDSAVWFSDDVAEFNKKAAQIGILSIENVDVRSLRMLLIYGIKGIAAYAEHAAVLGFEDEKIYNFLMEALVSTTKDLSVNEMVAMVMRAGECAVNTMALLDKANTSTYGNPEISKVNIGVRGNPGILISGHDLKDMEELLKQTEGTGVDVYTHGEMLPANSYPAFKKYSHFVGNYGSSWWKQAEEFESFNGPILMTTNCIIPVKDPYKDRIFTTGVVAYPGVKHIPPRAKGGTKDFSEIVALAKKCASPTELEKGELVTGFGHNQVLALADKVVDAVKSGAIKRFIVMAGCDGRHKTRSYYTDVAQELPQETVILTAGCAKYRYNKLALGDIGGIPRVLDAGQCNDCYSLAVIALKLKEVFGLKDINELPISFDVAWYEQKAVAVLLALLHLGVKGIRLGPTLPAFASPNVLKVLVDNFNIKPITDPKTDVEAMVKGQ, encoded by the coding sequence GGTATCGCGATCTATGCCGAAAAGGCCAGACAAGCAGGAATATTGGACAGCAAATACGGACGTTTTACGGCAGAGGCGCTTTTTGCGACGATTACGAATGTTAACTTTGACAATGACAGAATAATCGCGCTCATTCACGAGGCGCTTAAATTACGGGATGAATTAAAGAAAAAATATGGGGCGGATATGCCGGGTGTTTTGCACGATTCGGCGGTGTGGTTCTCGGATGATGTTGCCGAATTTAATAAAAAGGCTGCACAAATCGGTATTCTTTCCATAGAAAACGTAGATGTCCGATCACTGCGGATGCTTTTGATCTATGGAATCAAAGGCATTGCCGCCTATGCGGAGCACGCCGCAGTGCTGGGTTTTGAGGATGAGAAGATTTATAATTTCCTGATGGAAGCGTTGGTTTCGACAACCAAAGATTTGAGCGTTAATGAAATGGTCGCGATGGTTATGCGCGCGGGAGAGTGCGCCGTCAACACAATGGCGCTACTGGACAAAGCGAATACTTCCACTTATGGAAATCCCGAAATATCCAAGGTTAATATCGGCGTGCGGGGCAATCCGGGTATTCTGATTTCCGGCCATGACCTCAAAGATATGGAGGAACTTCTGAAGCAGACGGAAGGAACCGGTGTTGATGTTTACACTCATGGTGAGATGCTGCCGGCAAACAGTTACCCCGCGTTTAAGAAATACTCTCACTTCGTTGGTAATTACGGGAGCTCCTGGTGGAAACAGGCGGAGGAATTCGAGTCGTTCAACGGCCCCATCCTGATGACGACCAACTGCATTATTCCGGTGAAAGATCCTTATAAAGACAGAATATTCACCACCGGAGTTGTTGCTTATCCTGGAGTCAAACATATTCCTCCCAGAGCAAAAGGCGGCACAAAAGATTTTTCCGAAATAGTCGCGCTGGCTAAAAAATGCGCATCGCCGACGGAGCTAGAAAAGGGAGAACTGGTAACGGGATTTGGCCACAATCAGGTTCTGGCGTTGGCCGACAAGGTTGTGGACGCGGTAAAATCCGGAGCGATCAAGCGCTTCATCGTCATGGCCGGATGCGATGGACGGCATAAAACACGCAGTTATTATACTGATGTCGCCCAAGAACTTCCTCAAGAGACAGTTATTCTGACAGCGGGATGCGCCAAATATCGCTACAACAAACTGGCTCTGGGCGATATCGGCGGCATTCCCAGGGTTTTGGACGCGGGACAGTGTAACGATTGCTATTCGCTGGCCGTTATCGCTTTGAAGCTTAAAGAAGTATTCGGACTCAAAGACATTAATGAACTGCCGATTTCCTTCGATGTTGCCTGGTATGAGCAGAAAGCTGTGGCTGTGCTTCTGGCACTTCTTCATTTGGGTGTAAAAGGAATCCGTCTCGGGCCGACACTGCCGGCATTTGCATCGCCGAATGTTCTCAAAGTTTTAGTGGATAATTTTAATATCAAACCAATTACGGATCCGAAAACTGACGTTGAGGCAATGGTGAAGGGGCAATAA